CGAGACCCTAAGGACAATCACAACCCTTTATTTAAACATAACAAATGTTTGAGATATAAACGCCCAAtctattgttcttcatttggtgGGTTGCTAAGGGGTTGCTTGTTTCTTGGAGGGACCACACGGTTACATGTCTCAATCGCTCTATATTATCATTAACATCATGAAATTACCAACAAATCAGTAGTATAACTTCATACGTTCGCTGGCTTCAGACCTTGAAACGCTCAAAAGCAAACGAATGGCTCCTATAATGGAGAGAGACAGTGACTCGAGGATTGAGTATgaggtgttcttgagttttagagggtttGATAGTCGCCAAACATTCACTGATTGCCTCTATGAAGGCATGAAAGGTGCAGGGATCCGAGTCTTCAGGGACGATGACGAGCTCTGAGCTGGGCAGAAGATCAAGGAAGAGCTCCCACAGGCCATTCAGAACTCGAGGATCTACATGCCCATCTTGTCAAGGAACTATGCGTCCAGCAAATGGTGCCTCATCAAGCTTGCCACAATGGTCGAGATGGCATCAAAGTCAAATGGCACGAAAGAGATCCTCCCCATTTATCTCGACGTGAATTCAGATGACGTCAAGCTCAAGACTCCGCTGTACCGTGATGTGTTTGTGCAGCACGAGACGAACTTTGACGCCGACCAAGTGAAGGTGTGGCGTGATGCCCTCTTGGAGGTcgaggaaatcaagagattgaacTTGAAAAATTATCGAGGGTAAGGAATTTTGTAGTAAACTTTGAGTTCTCTTCACATGCattatattttagaaaacaGGAGAGTagtgagttttccttttttagatttattttcatCATGAGCTCGTCAATTTCGTGTTTCGAGCATAATAAATTGACTTGCGCGTTGGCGCAGCTATGGCGAACTCATTAAAGTGATCATCCAGGAAGTCCTGGTCAAGCTGAATGCCAAATACAAGAACCTGACTGAACACTTGGTCGAAGATCATGTTCAGGTCGATGCAATTATGAAGCTGTTAAGTGTCGACTTTTGCGGTGTGCGTTTCGTGGGAATCCATAGAATAGGTGGTATTGGGAAGACAACACTagcaaaagtcatttacaaCAAAGTTTCTTCTTGCTTCGATCGCTGCAGTTTCCTCGAAAATATTCGAGAGATCTCCAGAAGATCGGACGGTCTTGTACATTTGTAGAAGCAATTGCTGTCAAGCATCCTCGATTTGAGGTTCAGCAGTGATACTTTTATCCGCGACGTTGACCGAGGGATCGACATGATAAAGAAGGCACTCTGTGACAAGAAAATGCTCATCGTGCTCGATGATGTGGATGAGAAAGATCAGCTCGAAAAGCTGGTTGGGAAGAGCGATTGGTTCGAAAATGGAAGCAGTGTCATCATAACGACAAGGAACACGAGCATTGTGACTGACCGGATGGAAACATTAGAGGTCGACCCTCCCCACTATCGGCATGGAGGTATCTTGTCATATGAAGTCAAGGAAATGGGATTTGGTCAAGCGCTTCAGCTATTCTGTCGACATTCGTTTAGGAGAGACTCTCCTACAGAAGATTATGACAGCCTATCGAGACAGATCGTCTCAGCTTTAGGGAAGCTTCCTTTGGCTATCGAGGTGATAGGGTCATCTCTTTCTGGCGTTTCCACTGACAAGGCCTCATGGGAAGAGACGCTAAAAAAGTTACAGAAAGTTCCTCCGAAGAAAGTCCAAGAGACGTTGATGATAAGTTACGAGGGATTAGAACCAACGCAGCGGAAAGTTTTTCTGGACATCGCATGctttttcatcaaagaaaataagaaatatccGATTTTCATGTGGAGCGATCGTGAATACTATCTTCGTGACGCAATTAGAGTCCTTCTTAGGTCCTTGATAAAGATTGGAGATGATAAAAGTTTTCAATGCATGACCAAGTTAGGGATCTCA
This genomic stretch from Eucalyptus grandis isolate ANBG69807.140 chromosome 3, ASM1654582v1, whole genome shotgun sequence harbors:
- the LOC120291915 gene encoding disease resistance protein RPV1-like, which translates into the protein MPILSRNYASSKWCLIKLATMVEMASKSNGTKEILPIYLDVNSDDVKLKTPLYRDVFVQHETNFDADQVKVWRDALLEVEEIKRLNLKNYRGYGELIKVIIQEVLVKLNAKYKNLTEHLVEDHVQVDAIMKLLSVDFCGVRFVGIHRIGGIGKTTLAKVIYNKVSSCFDRCSFLENIREISRRSDGLVHL